The following proteins are co-located in the Microcystis wesenbergii NRERC-220 genome:
- a CDS encoding THUMP domain-containing class I SAM-dependent RNA methyltransferase, with product MTRSYFATTARGLEEIAARELEFLGAKEVKPVFTGVHFQGDLALLYRVNLWSRIIFRVLVPIAEIPCGDGKELYDGIQAIDWRDYLSSEETLAVQCTGTNDRLNHTHYTALSIKNAIIDQQRQQGNPRSFVDTENPDLQINAHIEKNRCVLSLDSSGHSLHRRGYHRAMGVAPLKESLAAALVELSAWQDDMALLDPFCGSGTIVIEATLKALNIAPGLSRSQFGFQKWPDYQPDLWQSLLKEAKEKQKFQLNAPIYASDADYEVLHQAEDNAYFCQVQDHINFSLQSITDLEPTSDRGIILCNPPYGKRLGNTEELGALYKSFGDVLKQRFKGWTAYILSGNKELTKQIGLRSSRRTPLYNGSLPCTLLKYELY from the coding sequence ATGACTCGATCCTATTTTGCTACTACCGCTAGGGGACTAGAAGAAATTGCCGCTAGGGAATTAGAATTCCTAGGGGCTAAAGAAGTGAAACCAGTATTCACGGGAGTCCATTTTCAGGGAGATCTGGCCCTACTCTATCGAGTCAATCTTTGGTCAAGAATTATTTTTCGGGTTTTGGTTCCCATTGCCGAAATTCCCTGTGGGGATGGGAAGGAACTTTATGATGGCATTCAAGCCATTGATTGGCGCGATTATCTCAGCAGTGAGGAAACTTTAGCGGTACAATGTACGGGAACGAACGATCGCCTCAATCACACCCATTACACCGCCTTAAGCATCAAAAACGCTATTATCGACCAACAGCGTCAACAGGGGAATCCCCGTTCTTTTGTGGATACAGAAAATCCCGACCTGCAAATTAACGCTCATATCGAGAAAAATCGCTGTGTGCTTAGTTTAGATAGTTCTGGCCACAGTTTACATCGTCGCGGGTATCATCGGGCCATGGGAGTCGCACCTCTGAAAGAAAGTCTCGCCGCTGCTTTGGTAGAATTATCGGCATGGCAGGATGATATGGCGCTTTTAGACCCTTTTTGTGGTTCGGGAACTATTGTCATCGAAGCGACCTTAAAAGCTTTAAATATTGCCCCCGGTTTATCTCGTTCCCAGTTCGGATTTCAGAAGTGGCCAGACTATCAACCGGATTTATGGCAATCTTTGCTTAAGGAAGCTAAAGAAAAACAAAAATTTCAGCTAAATGCGCCAATTTATGCTAGTGATGCCGATTACGAGGTTCTACATCAGGCCGAGGATAATGCCTATTTTTGTCAAGTGCAGGACCATATTAATTTTAGCTTGCAAAGCATCACCGATTTAGAACCGACGAGCGATCGAGGGATTATTCTCTGTAATCCCCCTTACGGCAAAAGATTGGGCAATACCGAAGAATTAGGGGCCTTATATAAATCCTTCGGTGATGTCTTAAAACAGAGGTTTAAGGGTTGGACAGCCTATATTTTATCGGGAAACAAAGAACTGACTAAACAAATCGGTCTGCGTTCTTCCCGTCGCACTCCCTTGTATAACGGTTCTTTGCCCTGTACCCTCTTAAAATACGAATTGTATTAA
- a CDS encoding NAD(P)H-quinone oxidoreductase subunit O: MAATIKKGALVRVVTGNLENSLEALASDRRLPSYMFNSTAEVLDIKDDYALVKFYVPTPSVWLKLEQLEPA, encoded by the coding sequence ATGGCAGCTACAATTAAGAAAGGAGCTTTAGTCCGCGTGGTGACGGGAAACCTAGAAAATAGCCTCGAAGCCCTAGCCAGCGATCGCCGTTTACCCAGTTATATGTTCAACTCGACAGCAGAAGTCTTGGATATAAAAGATGATTACGCTTTGGTTAAATTCTACGTTCCTACCCCCAGTGTGTGGCTAAAGCTCGAACAACTGGAACCCGCCTGA
- the mdh gene encoding malate dehydrogenase: MVDFYDTPIPCQSPRVSVIGAGNVGRTLAQRIAEKNLADVVLLDIVNGLPQGIALDLMEAQGIELHDSEIIGTNNYEDTAGSDIVVITAGLARKPGMSRDDLMNVNAKIVVEAATKCLQYSPEAIFIVITNPLDVMTYLVWQSTGLPPQRVMGMAGVLDSSRLQTFIAMELGVSTADVHAMVLGGHGDLMLPLPRYCTVSGVPITELMDEITINRLVERTRNGGAEIVKLLQTGGAYYAPASSACIMVETILRNQSRLLPAAAYLKGEYGLQDVYLGVPCRLGCRGVESILEVRLTDAERLDLHTSAASVRQNVHLALDSLKVLM, translated from the coding sequence ATGGTTGACTTCTACGATACACCCATCCCCTGTCAATCGCCCCGAGTCTCGGTTATTGGTGCTGGCAACGTCGGACGCACCCTGGCCCAACGCATCGCCGAAAAAAACCTCGCCGATGTGGTTCTCCTCGATATCGTCAATGGTTTGCCCCAGGGTATTGCCCTAGATTTGATGGAAGCCCAGGGCATAGAACTGCACGACAGCGAGATTATTGGCACTAATAACTACGAAGACACGGCAGGCTCGGATATTGTCGTGATTACGGCCGGATTAGCCAGAAAACCGGGCATGAGTCGCGATGATCTCATGAATGTCAATGCCAAAATTGTTGTCGAGGCCGCCACTAAATGCCTCCAGTATTCTCCAGAGGCCATTTTTATCGTCATCACTAATCCCCTTGATGTGATGACCTATCTAGTCTGGCAATCAACCGGTTTACCCCCCCAAAGAGTGATGGGAATGGCCGGAGTCCTCGATTCTTCCCGTTTACAAACCTTTATCGCCATGGAATTGGGGGTTAGTACCGCCGACGTTCATGCTATGGTCTTGGGTGGTCACGGTGATTTAATGTTGCCCCTACCCCGTTACTGTACCGTCAGTGGTGTGCCGATTACCGAATTAATGGACGAGATAACGATTAATCGTCTAGTGGAGAGAACTCGCAACGGTGGGGCTGAAATCGTCAAATTACTGCAAACTGGCGGCGCTTATTACGCCCCCGCTTCCTCTGCCTGTATCATGGTCGAGACGATATTGAGAAATCAATCCCGTTTACTGCCGGCGGCAGCCTATCTTAAAGGTGAATACGGTTTACAGGATGTCTATCTGGGGGTTCCCTGTCGCTTAGGCTGTCGGGGTGTGGAAAGTATTCTGGAAGTGCGTTTGACCGATGCTGAACGTCTGGATTTACACACTTCTGCCGCCTCAGTTCGTCAGAATGTTCATTTAGCCCTTGACAGTCTCAAGGTTTTGATGTAG